From the genome of Desertifilum tharense IPPAS B-1220, one region includes:
- a CDS encoding pseudouridine synthase yields the protein MSYRYLLFYKPYDVLCQFTDNASEQPRKTLKDYINVPDVYPVGRLDRDSEGLLLLTNHGQVQHRLAHRQFAHPRTYWVQVERIPDELALSQLRQGVKIQDYRTRPAQVRLLEAEPSLPPRDPPIRFRKSVPTAWLEMTLTEGRNRQVRRMTAAVGFPTLRLVRVAIAHLKLEGLQPGEWREVTPKAFQQVLGIGR from the coding sequence ATGTCCTATCGCTATCTGTTGTTTTACAAACCCTACGATGTTCTGTGTCAATTTACTGATAATGCGTCTGAGCAACCAAGAAAAACGCTAAAAGATTATATTAATGTACCGGATGTCTATCCAGTTGGACGGTTAGATCGAGATAGCGAAGGCTTGCTGCTACTGACGAATCACGGTCAGGTACAACATCGTCTCGCCCATCGTCAATTTGCCCATCCTCGCACCTATTGGGTACAGGTGGAACGCATTCCAGATGAATTGGCTTTGTCACAATTACGCCAAGGGGTTAAAATTCAGGACTATCGCACTCGTCCGGCGCAGGTTCGCTTGCTGGAAGCTGAACCTTCACTTCCTCCCCGCGATCCGCCGATCCGCTTCCGCAAGTCGGTTCCAACCGCTTGGCTAGAGATGACGCTCACAGAAGGACGCAACCGTCAAGTGCGGCGGATGACTGCGGCGGTGGGTTTTCCAACGCTGCGTTTAGTCCGAGTTGCGATCGCTCACCTTAAACTAGAGGGGCTACAACCCGGCGAATGGCGAGAGGTGACGCCGAAAGCTTTTCAGCAAGTCTTGGGAATTGGGAGGTAG
- a CDS encoding glycosyltransferase — protein sequence MTNSLKKRRVNIIRWDNQLGLRRDTEIIANILKSAGFEVSIQPFWRPSRRYSSLNWLSRTTQAKPLYDINLFLEDILPSWLPFARINCLIPNQEWFRPEATAYLGGINWVLCKTKHAEQVFQKLGCQTKWIGFTGCDRFNSSIPRNEWGFFHLSSSPQKGMNALIQVWQKHPEWPILTIVQNPKYAQSVVAPNIHYRAEYISDEQLHSYQNSQSIHLCPSESEGFGHSIIEAMSCQAVVVTTNAPPMNEILTPERGVLVDYNRTQKQQLGINYYVDIKHLEEQIQQILEMDSCQKKVLGKNARDWFLENDKDFRYRFVEIIQNIG from the coding sequence ATGACAAACAGCTTAAAGAAAAGGCGAGTTAATATTATCCGTTGGGATAATCAACTGGGTTTAAGACGCGATACCGAAATTATTGCGAATATCCTAAAATCTGCGGGATTTGAAGTTAGCATTCAACCCTTTTGGCGACCTAGCCGTCGCTATTCTAGTTTGAATTGGCTTTCTCGCACGACCCAAGCCAAACCGTTATATGATATCAATCTATTTTTAGAAGATATTCTACCTAGTTGGTTGCCGTTTGCTCGGATTAATTGTTTGATTCCTAATCAAGAATGGTTTCGTCCGGAAGCCACCGCTTATTTAGGAGGAATCAACTGGGTTTTATGTAAAACAAAGCACGCCGAACAGGTGTTTCAAAAGTTAGGATGTCAAACGAAATGGATCGGATTTACAGGATGCGATCGCTTTAATTCTAGTATCCCTAGAAATGAGTGGGGTTTCTTTCACCTTTCGAGTTCTCCTCAAAAAGGGATGAATGCCCTAATTCAGGTTTGGCAAAAGCATCCTGAATGGCCGATACTCACCATTGTCCAAAATCCCAAATATGCTCAATCGGTAGTTGCTCCTAATATTCATTATCGGGCTGAATACATCAGCGATGAGCAACTCCACTCCTATCAAAATTCCCAAAGCATTCATTTATGTCCTTCCGAGTCTGAAGGGTTTGGACATTCTATTATTGAGGCAATGAGTTGTCAAGCAGTTGTTGTAACAACAAATGCTCCACCAATGAATGAAATTTTAACACCAGAACGAGGCGTTTTAGTTGATTATAACCGAACCCAAAAGCAACAGCTTGGCATAAATTATTATGTTGACATTAAGCATTTGGAAGAGCAAATTCAACAAATTTTAGAGATGGATAGCTGCCAGAAAAAAGTATTGGGTAAAAATGCTAGAGATTGGTTTTTAGAAAACGACAAAGATTTTAGGTATCGCTTTGTAGAGATAATTCAGAATATTGGA